A single region of the Polymorphum gilvum SL003B-26A1 genome encodes:
- a CDS encoding ribonuclease HII, translated as MATLGSMPCRQTDSLFDLPFGPSFDATLEERHAALFGGRLAGVDEAGRGPWAGPVVTAAVVLDYRRLPAGLDDSKRLSEVQREALYEEICASACVAVASACPTSIDRDNIRTATLAAMTRAVDALALTAGIVLIDGRDVPPGLAGRGQALVKGDQRCLAVAAASIVAKVTRDRMMRLLDGCCPGYGFSAHKGYGVPAHAQALLRLGPSPHHRLSFKPVAAAGRPE; from the coding sequence GTGGCCACACTCGGCTCCATGCCGTGCCGCCAGACCGATTCCCTGTTCGACCTGCCCTTCGGACCGAGCTTCGACGCCACGCTCGAGGAACGGCACGCGGCCCTGTTCGGCGGTCGCCTGGCCGGGGTCGACGAGGCGGGCCGTGGCCCCTGGGCTGGGCCCGTTGTCACGGCAGCCGTCGTCCTCGACTACCGGCGTCTGCCCGCGGGGCTCGACGATTCCAAGAGACTGTCAGAGGTGCAGCGCGAAGCGCTCTACGAGGAGATCTGCGCGTCCGCCTGCGTCGCGGTCGCCAGTGCCTGCCCGACGTCGATCGACCGGGACAACATCCGCACCGCAACGCTTGCGGCGATGACCCGTGCGGTCGACGCCCTGGCGCTCACGGCCGGGATTGTGCTGATCGACGGAAGAGACGTACCGCCGGGCCTGGCCGGCCGGGGTCAGGCGCTCGTCAAGGGCGACCAGCGCTGCCTCGCGGTGGCCGCCGCCTCGATCGTCGCCAAGGTCACCCGCGACAGGATGATGCGGCTGCTCGACGGCTGCTGCCCCGGTTATGGCTTTTCCGCACACAAGGGCTACGGCGTCCCGGCGCACGCACAGGCGCTCCTGCGTCTCGGGCCCTCGCCGCACCACCGGTTGAGCTTCAAACCGGTCGCCGCCGCCGGACGGCCGGAGTGA
- a CDS encoding NADP-dependent malic enzyme produces MSDKKTAGSDLTEAALYYHSHPRPGKLEIQATKPLGNQRDLALAYSPGVAAPCLEIARDPATAADYTARANLVAVISNGTAVLGLGAIGPLASKPVMEGKAVLFKKFAGIDVFDIEVDETDVDRFVDAVAALEPTFGGINLEDIKGPECFQIEARLRARMNIPVFHDDQHGTAIIVGAAVTNALELARKPIGEVKIVASGAGAAALACLNLLVSLGARRENIWITDIEGVVYEGREALMDEWKAVFAQPTDKRTLAEVIDGADVFLGLSAGGVLKPDMVARMAERPLILALANPTPEIMPEEALAVRSDVLMCTGRSDYPNQVNNVLCFPYIFRGALDVGATTINEEMKHAAVQAIAGLAKEEPSDVAARAYGGASETFGPKYLIPSPFDQRLILRIAPAVARAAMETGVATRPIEDFDAYLDRLNRFVFRSGLVMKPIIQAAGREPKRIIYAEGEDERVLRAAQVLIEDKLAVPILVGRPEVLKARCERFGLRIRPGVDFEFTNPQDDPRYRDYVDEYFTCVGRKGMPPDAARTIVRTNTTVISALAVRRGEADAVICGLEGRFIRHLRDIRQIIGLRAGVRDLSALSLLINSRGALFLTDTFVTVDPGAEELAEMAHLAAQEIQRFGITPKVALLSASNFGSRDMPSSDKMRQALEILWRDCPDLEVDGEMHGDAALSEALRQRVMPDTRLKGEANLLLFPNLDAANIALNLLKVATDALHVGPILLGTAKPAHILTPSVTSRGVVNMSALACVEAQKRDAEG; encoded by the coding sequence ATGAGCGACAAGAAGACGGCCGGGAGCGACCTCACCGAAGCGGCGCTGTACTATCACAGCCATCCGAGGCCCGGAAAGCTGGAGATCCAGGCGACCAAGCCGCTCGGCAACCAGCGCGACCTGGCGCTGGCCTATTCGCCCGGCGTCGCGGCTCCCTGCCTCGAGATCGCCCGCGATCCGGCGACCGCCGCCGACTACACGGCGCGCGCCAACCTGGTCGCGGTCATCTCCAACGGCACCGCCGTGCTCGGCCTAGGCGCCATCGGCCCGCTCGCCTCCAAGCCGGTGATGGAGGGCAAGGCGGTCCTGTTCAAGAAGTTCGCCGGCATCGACGTGTTCGACATCGAGGTCGACGAGACTGACGTCGACCGCTTCGTTGACGCGGTGGCGGCGCTGGAGCCGACCTTTGGCGGCATCAACCTTGAGGACATCAAGGGGCCGGAGTGTTTCCAGATCGAGGCCCGGCTGCGCGCGCGGATGAACATTCCGGTGTTCCACGACGACCAGCACGGCACGGCGATCATTGTCGGCGCGGCGGTGACCAACGCCTTGGAACTGGCGAGGAAACCGATCGGCGAGGTCAAGATCGTCGCCTCCGGCGCCGGCGCGGCCGCGCTCGCCTGCCTCAACCTGCTGGTCTCGCTCGGCGCCCGGCGCGAGAACATCTGGATCACCGACATCGAGGGCGTCGTCTACGAGGGCCGCGAGGCCCTGATGGACGAATGGAAGGCGGTGTTCGCCCAGCCGACCGACAAGCGCACGCTCGCCGAGGTGATCGACGGCGCCGACGTCTTCCTCGGGCTGTCGGCCGGCGGCGTGCTGAAGCCGGACATGGTCGCGCGCATGGCGGAGCGTCCGCTGATCCTGGCGCTCGCCAACCCGACGCCGGAGATCATGCCGGAGGAGGCCCTGGCGGTGCGCTCCGACGTTCTGATGTGCACCGGGCGCTCCGACTATCCCAACCAGGTCAACAACGTCCTGTGCTTCCCCTACATCTTCCGCGGCGCGCTTGACGTCGGCGCGACGACGATCAACGAGGAGATGAAGCACGCCGCGGTGCAGGCCATCGCCGGTCTGGCCAAGGAGGAGCCCTCGGACGTCGCCGCGCGCGCCTATGGCGGGGCGAGCGAGACCTTCGGGCCGAAATACCTGATCCCGTCGCCCTTCGACCAGCGGCTGATCCTGAGGATCGCGCCGGCTGTGGCGCGCGCGGCGATGGAGACCGGCGTCGCGACCCGGCCGATCGAGGATTTCGACGCCTACCTGGACCGTCTGAACCGCTTCGTGTTCCGCTCCGGCCTGGTCATGAAGCCGATCATCCAGGCAGCCGGCCGCGAACCCAAGCGCATCATCTATGCCGAGGGCGAGGACGAGCGCGTGCTGCGCGCCGCCCAGGTGCTGATCGAGGACAAGCTCGCCGTGCCGATCCTGGTCGGACGGCCCGAGGTGCTGAAGGCGCGCTGCGAACGCTTCGGCCTGAGGATCCGCCCCGGCGTCGACTTCGAGTTCACCAACCCGCAGGACGACCCGCGCTACCGCGACTATGTCGACGAATATTTCACCTGCGTCGGCCGCAAGGGCATGCCGCCGGATGCCGCGCGTACCATCGTGCGCACCAACACGACGGTCATTTCCGCACTCGCAGTGCGGCGCGGCGAGGCGGATGCGGTGATCTGCGGCCTGGAGGGCCGTTTCATCCGCCACCTGCGCGACATCCGCCAGATCATCGGCCTGCGCGCGGGCGTGCGCGACCTGTCCGCCCTGTCGCTGCTGATCAACAGCCGCGGCGCGCTGTTCTTGACCGACACCTTCGTGACCGTCGATCCGGGCGCGGAGGAACTGGCCGAGATGGCACATCTGGCGGCGCAGGAGATCCAGCGCTTCGGCATCACGCCCAAGGTGGCGCTTTTGTCGGCGTCCAACTTCGGCTCGCGCGACATGCCGTCCTCCGACAAGATGCGCCAGGCGCTGGAGATCCTGTGGCGCGACTGCCCCGACCTGGAGGTCGACGGCGAGATGCACGGCGACGCGGCGCTGTCGGAAGCGTTGCGCCAGAGGGTCATGCCGGACACGCGGCTGAAGGGGGAGGCGAACCTGCTACTGTTCCCCAACCTCGACGCCGCCAACATCGCGCTCAACCTGCTCAAGGTCGCCACCGACGCGCTGCATGTCGGCCCGATCCTGCTCGGCACCGCCAAGCCGGCGCATATCCTGACGCCGTCGGTCACCTCGCGCGGCGTTGTCAACATGTCCGCGCTCGCCTGCGTCGAGGCGCAGAAGCGCGACGCGGAGGGCTGA
- a CDS encoding glycosyltransferase, translating into MISVIIPTLNCEDSLAHALAALVPAAAEGIVREVIVVDGGSTDATARVADAAGCDWLPVSGDRGKRMAAGAEQAKRGPWLMFLAADTVLETGWHHEVAAFIERAERAGQGDRSAAAFRLKLDAFGWGARLSELTAMLRSQALAMPYGNQGLLISRRFYKELGGHKPLPEMEDIDLVRRIGRSRLVFLRASAICSGRPEEPSMVTAFRRALARFCVAMLRLPPRVVLRLHG; encoded by the coding sequence ATGATCAGCGTCATCATTCCGACATTGAACTGCGAAGACAGCCTCGCCCACGCTCTGGCAGCGCTGGTACCGGCGGCTGCCGAAGGCATCGTGCGGGAGGTGATCGTCGTCGACGGCGGCTCGACCGATGCCACCGCACGCGTCGCCGATGCGGCCGGATGCGACTGGCTGCCGGTTTCCGGCGACCGCGGCAAGCGGATGGCGGCGGGGGCGGAGCAGGCGAAAAGGGGGCCCTGGCTGATGTTCCTGGCCGCCGACACGGTGCTGGAGACGGGCTGGCACCACGAGGTGGCGGCCTTCATCGAGCGCGCCGAGCGCGCCGGGCAGGGCGACCGCAGCGCCGCCGCGTTCCGTCTCAAGCTCGATGCCTTCGGCTGGGGCGCGCGGCTGTCGGAACTCACCGCGATGCTGCGCAGCCAGGCATTGGCGATGCCCTACGGCAACCAGGGTCTTCTGATTTCGCGCAGGTTCTACAAGGAGTTGGGCGGCCACAAGCCGCTGCCGGAAATGGAGGATATCGACCTCGTCCGGCGCATCGGGCGCAGCCGCCTGGTGTTCCTGCGCGCCTCGGCGATCTGCTCCGGCAGGCCCGAGGAACCGAGCATGGTGACGGCGTTCCGCCGTGCGCTGGCGCGCTTCTGCGTCGCCATGCTGCGCCTGCCGCCGCGCGTCGTACTGCGCCTCCACGGCTGA
- a CDS encoding DEAD/DEAH box helicase, whose amino-acid sequence MTQFEALGLSSPLLKSIAALGYEAPTPIQTDAIPHILAGHDLMGLAQTGTGKTAAFGLPLANRMLASADTAAPRTTRALILAPTRELVTQIAQNLVAFVKGSPLQVAVVMGGVSIGGQIKRLARGTDILVATPGRLLDLVDRNALRLDEVGYLVLDEADQMLDLGFIHALRKIAALVPKKRQTLLFSATMPKQIEDLARAYLKDPVRVEVAPAGRTADKVDQCVHFVAQADKTDLLISCLSERAQDLSLVFARTKHGADKVVRKLVAAGLKANAIHGNKSQNQRDRAIKELKTGETRILVATDVAARGIDIPGVSHVYNFDLPDVPESYVHRIGRTARAGADGDAVAFCAPEEIGLLRDIEKLTGLKVRVASGEVPAEGRAAPARKGRGGQRGNDRSGGQAASRKPGNAQGHRDGQKSGQKNGQKFGKPAAHRGEASGARPLREGSPAQLAALVQAQGARKPDRAEETRGNGDRRRSRPARRSAA is encoded by the coding sequence TTGACCCAATTCGAAGCCCTCGGGCTCTCTTCCCCGCTGCTGAAGTCCATCGCCGCGCTCGGCTACGAAGCGCCGACGCCGATCCAGACCGACGCCATTCCCCACATTCTCGCCGGCCATGACCTGATGGGCCTCGCCCAGACCGGCACCGGCAAGACGGCGGCCTTCGGCCTGCCGCTCGCCAACCGCATGCTGGCCAGCGCCGACACGGCCGCGCCGCGCACGACCCGGGCGCTGATCCTCGCGCCGACCCGCGAACTGGTCACCCAGATCGCACAGAACCTCGTCGCCTTCGTCAAGGGCTCGCCGCTGCAGGTGGCGGTCGTGATGGGCGGCGTCTCCATCGGCGGCCAGATCAAGCGGCTCGCACGCGGCACCGACATCCTGGTCGCCACGCCGGGCCGGCTGCTCGACCTGGTCGACCGCAACGCCCTGCGCCTCGACGAGGTCGGCTATCTCGTCCTCGACGAGGCCGACCAGATGCTCGACCTCGGCTTCATCCACGCGCTGCGCAAGATTGCCGCGCTGGTGCCCAAGAAGCGCCAGACGCTGCTGTTCTCGGCGACCATGCCGAAGCAGATCGAGGATCTCGCCCGCGCCTACCTGAAGGATCCGGTGCGGGTCGAGGTCGCCCCGGCCGGCCGTACCGCCGACAAGGTCGACCAGTGCGTCCATTTCGTCGCCCAGGCCGACAAGACCGACCTGCTGATCTCCTGCCTGAGCGAGCGGGCGCAGGACCTGTCGCTGGTGTTCGCGCGCACCAAGCACGGCGCCGACAAGGTCGTGCGCAAGCTGGTCGCGGCCGGCCTGAAGGCCAATGCCATCCACGGCAACAAGAGCCAGAACCAGCGCGACCGGGCGATCAAGGAACTGAAGACCGGCGAGACCCGCATCCTGGTGGCGACCGACGTCGCCGCACGCGGCATCGACATTCCCGGCGTTAGCCACGTCTACAACTTCGACCTGCCGGACGTGCCGGAGAGCTACGTCCACCGCATCGGCCGCACGGCGCGCGCGGGCGCCGACGGCGATGCCGTCGCCTTCTGTGCGCCCGAGGAGATCGGGCTGTTGCGCGACATCGAGAAGCTGACCGGCCTCAAGGTGCGCGTCGCAAGCGGCGAGGTCCCGGCCGAGGGCAGGGCGGCGCCGGCCCGCAAGGGCCGCGGCGGCCAGCGCGGCAACGACCGTTCGGGTGGCCAGGCAGCGAGCCGCAAGCCGGGCAACGCGCAGGGTCACAGGGACGGCCAGAAGAGCGGCCAGAAGAACGGCCAGAAGTTTGGCAAGCCGGCCGCGCACCGGGGCGAGGCGTCCGGCGCCAGGCCGCTGCGCGAGGGCAGCCCGGCACAGCTCGCCGCGCTGGTCCAGGCCCAGGGCGCGCGCAAGCCCGACCGGGCCGAGGAGACCCGCGGCAACGGCGACCGGCGCCGGTCCAGGCCGGCCAGGCGCTCGGCGGCCTGA
- a CDS encoding PLP-dependent aminotransferase family protein, protein MDWEHIFATRSARMRASEIRELLKLLDRPDIISFAGGIPDPALFPDAEFAAAYAALFAEGAGRSALQYSVSEGYAPLRAWIAGQMAAIGIPCTIDNIIVTSGSQQALDYLGKLFLSPGDTALVGWPTYLGALQAFNAYEPVYDRLIPFANRPAADFATTARERGGAVKFAYVSADFANPTGETLDRTTRERILDLAEELDIAVIEDAAYQSLRYDGEPVPPLLALDIARTGHIDRTRTLYCGSFSKTLSPGLRLGWICAAAPVVSKLVLMKQAADLNSSTINQMAIARVAETGFAAQVDRIRKVYRARRDRMLAALEAHMPAGCRWSKPDGGMFIWVELPEGMDGAELLARSLQSAKVAFVPGGAFFADGTGRNTLRLSFSCASEAMIDDGIARLGRLIGEVAAAA, encoded by the coding sequence CTGGACTGGGAGCATATCTTCGCCACGCGCTCCGCGCGGATGCGCGCTTCGGAAATCCGCGAGTTGCTCAAGCTCCTCGACCGGCCGGACATCATTTCCTTCGCTGGCGGCATACCCGATCCGGCGCTGTTTCCCGACGCCGAGTTCGCCGCCGCCTATGCGGCCCTGTTCGCCGAGGGGGCCGGCCGGAGCGCGCTGCAATATTCGGTCAGCGAGGGCTACGCCCCGCTGCGCGCCTGGATCGCCGGCCAGATGGCCGCGATCGGCATTCCCTGCACGATCGACAACATCATCGTCACGTCGGGCTCCCAGCAAGCGCTCGACTATCTCGGCAAGCTGTTCCTGTCGCCGGGCGACACCGCCCTGGTCGGCTGGCCGACCTATCTGGGCGCGCTGCAGGCCTTCAACGCCTACGAGCCCGTTTACGACCGGCTGATTCCCTTCGCCAACCGCCCGGCGGCCGACTTCGCGACAACCGCCCGGGAGCGGGGCGGAGCGGTGAAGTTCGCCTATGTCTCAGCCGACTTCGCCAATCCGACCGGCGAGACGCTCGACCGGACGACGCGCGAGCGCATCCTCGACCTCGCCGAGGAACTCGACATCGCGGTGATCGAGGACGCCGCCTACCAGTCGCTGCGCTACGACGGCGAGCCGGTGCCCCCGCTGCTCGCGCTCGACATCGCCCGCACCGGCCACATCGACCGCACGCGCACGCTCTATTGCGGCAGCTTCTCCAAGACCCTGTCGCCGGGCCTGCGGCTCGGCTGGATCTGCGCCGCCGCGCCGGTCGTCTCCAAGTTGGTGCTGATGAAACAGGCGGCCGATCTCAACTCCTCGACCATCAACCAGATGGCGATCGCGCGCGTCGCCGAGACCGGCTTTGCCGCTCAGGTCGACAGGATCCGCAAGGTCTACCGCGCCCGCCGCGACCGCATGCTGGCCGCGCTCGAGGCGCACATGCCGGCGGGCTGCCGCTGGTCGAAGCCGGACGGCGGCATGTTCATCTGGGTCGAACTGCCCGAGGGCATGGACGGCGCCGAGTTGCTCGCCCGCTCGCTGCAGAGCGCCAAGGTCGCCTTCGTGCCCGGCGGCGCCTTCTTCGCCGACGGCACGGGGCGCAACACGCTGCGCTTGAGCTTCTCCTGCGCCAGCGAGGCGATGATCGACGACGGCATCGCCCGCCTCGGCCGGCTGATCGGCGAGGTCGCTGCGGCGGCGTGA
- the moaB gene encoding molybdenum cofactor biosynthesis protein B yields the protein MIRLDESRPFIPMRIAVLTVSDTRSLEEDRSGSTLAERIEQAGHRLADRRIVRDEIEEIRVVVRTWIADPGIDVVITTGGTGFTGRDVTPEAIEPLFEKRMDGFSEVFHRLSYDKIGTSTIQSRATGGVAQATYIFVLPGSPGACRDAWDGILKWQLDYRHMPCNFVEILPRLDEHLKRGKLREA from the coding sequence ATGATCAGACTGGACGAAAGTCGCCCCTTCATTCCGATGCGCATCGCGGTGCTGACCGTGTCGGACACCCGCTCGCTGGAGGAGGATCGTTCCGGCTCGACGCTCGCCGAGCGGATCGAGCAGGCCGGCCACCGGCTCGCCGACCGTAGGATCGTGCGCGACGAGATCGAGGAGATCCGCGTCGTGGTCCGGACCTGGATCGCCGATCCCGGCATCGACGTGGTCATCACCACCGGCGGCACCGGCTTCACCGGCCGCGACGTCACGCCGGAGGCGATCGAGCCGCTGTTCGAGAAGCGCATGGACGGTTTCTCGGAGGTGTTCCACCGCCTCTCCTACGACAAGATCGGCACCTCGACGATCCAGTCGCGCGCCACCGGCGGCGTGGCGCAAGCGACCTACATCTTCGTCCTGCCGGGCTCGCCGGGCGCCTGCAGGGACGCCTGGGACGGCATCCTGAAATGGCAGCTCGACTACCGGCACATGCCGTGCAACTTCGTCGAGATCCTGCCCCGGCTGGACGAGCACCTGAAGCGCGGCAAGCTCAGGGAAGCGTGA
- a CDS encoding electron transfer flavoprotein-ubiquinone oxidoreductase: protein MTQEEALPERESMEFDVVIVGAGPAGLAAAIRLKQIANDKGEDLSVVVLEKGSEVGAHILSGAVIDPIALDKLLPDWRQEDTPIKTEVKEDHFLVLGPAGSLRLPNMFMPRLMNNHGNFIVSLGNVCRWLAGKAEELGVEIYPGFAAAEVLYEDGKVVGVATGDMGIGRDGKPNANFTRGMELRGKYVLIAEGVRGSLAKQLIAQYRLDKDSDVPKFGIGLKELWQIAPEKHRLGLVQHSFGWPLDNRTGGGSFLYHLENNQVAVGFVLHLNYQNPYLSPFEEFQRFKTHPAIRDTFEGGKRIAYGARAITEGGFQSVPKLSFPGGLLIGCSAGFVNVPRIKGSHNAMLSGMLAAEHIMAALAEGKAHAELTAYDAAWRASEIGKDLKTVRNVKPLWSRFGTVAGIALGGLDMWTNELFGFSFFGTLNHGKSDAQSLKPAKDCTPIDYPRPDGVISFDKLSSVFLSSTNHEEDQPVHLKVKDMALQKASEHDVYAGPSNRYCPAGVYEWIEEGEGAPRFQINAQNCVHCKTCDIKDPNGNITWTVPEGAGGPNYPNM from the coding sequence ATGACGCAGGAAGAGGCGCTGCCGGAACGCGAGAGCATGGAATTCGATGTCGTGATCGTCGGCGCGGGCCCTGCCGGCCTTGCCGCGGCGATCCGGCTGAAGCAGATCGCCAACGACAAGGGTGAGGATCTCAGCGTCGTCGTTCTCGAAAAGGGCTCGGAAGTCGGCGCGCACATCCTCTCCGGCGCCGTCATCGACCCGATCGCCCTCGACAAGCTCCTGCCCGACTGGCGCCAGGAAGACACGCCGATCAAGACCGAGGTGAAGGAAGACCACTTCCTTGTGCTCGGTCCGGCCGGGTCGCTCCGCCTGCCCAACATGTTCATGCCCAGGCTCATGAACAACCACGGCAACTTCATCGTCTCGCTGGGCAACGTCTGCCGCTGGCTCGCCGGCAAGGCGGAGGAACTGGGCGTCGAGATCTATCCGGGCTTCGCCGCCGCGGAGGTCCTCTACGAGGACGGCAAGGTCGTCGGCGTCGCCACCGGCGACATGGGCATCGGGCGCGACGGCAAGCCGAACGCCAATTTCACCCGCGGCATGGAACTGCGCGGCAAGTACGTGCTGATCGCCGAAGGCGTGCGCGGCTCGCTGGCCAAGCAACTGATCGCGCAGTACCGGCTGGACAAGGACAGCGACGTGCCGAAATTCGGCATCGGACTCAAGGAACTGTGGCAGATCGCCCCGGAGAAGCACCGCCTCGGGCTGGTCCAGCACTCGTTCGGCTGGCCGCTGGACAACCGGACCGGCGGCGGCTCGTTCCTGTACCACCTGGAGAACAACCAGGTCGCGGTCGGCTTCGTGCTGCACCTCAACTACCAGAACCCCTACCTGTCGCCGTTCGAGGAATTCCAGCGCTTCAAGACCCATCCGGCCATCCGCGACACGTTCGAGGGCGGCAAGCGCATCGCCTACGGCGCGCGCGCGATCACCGAGGGCGGCTTCCAGTCGGTGCCGAAACTGTCCTTCCCCGGCGGTCTGCTGATCGGCTGCTCCGCCGGCTTCGTCAACGTGCCGCGCATCAAGGGGTCCCACAACGCCATGCTGTCGGGCATGCTCGCCGCCGAGCACATCATGGCGGCACTGGCCGAGGGCAAGGCTCATGCAGAGCTGACCGCCTATGACGCCGCCTGGCGGGCAAGCGAGATCGGCAAGGATCTCAAGACGGTGCGCAACGTCAAGCCGCTGTGGTCGCGCTTCGGCACGGTCGCCGGCATCGCGCTCGGCGGCCTCGACATGTGGACCAACGAGCTGTTCGGCTTCTCCTTCTTCGGGACGCTGAACCATGGCAAGAGCGACGCGCAGAGCCTCAAGCCGGCGAAGGACTGCACGCCGATCGACTACCCCAGGCCGGATGGCGTGATCTCCTTCGACAAACTGTCGTCGGTGTTCCTGTCCAGCACCAACCACGAGGAGGACCAGCCGGTCCATCTCAAGGTCAAGGACATGGCGCTGCAGAAGGCGTCCGAACACGACGTCTATGCCGGACCGTCCAACCGCTACTGCCCGGCGGGCGTCTACGAGTGGATCGAGGAGGGCGAGGGTGCGCCGCGTTTCCAGATCAACGCGCAGAACTGCGTCCACTGCAAGACCTGCGACATCAAGGACCCGAACGGCAACATCACCTGGACGGTGCCGGAAGGCGCCGGCGGACCGAACTACCCGAACATGTAG
- a CDS encoding PA0069 family radical SAM protein, with the protein MAPTDSDDCLEVPAVTDSDLVAADRRRGRGAALNRSGRYECQSRTSFDDGWDTLEDLPPLKTTVQEEKARTIITRNSSPDISFDRSINPYRGCEHGCIYCFARPTHAYMGLSPGLDFETRLFAKPNAAELLERELARPGYVPRTIAIGTNTDPYQPIERRYALMREILEVLDRCNHPVGIVTKSALILRDADILERMAARGLAKVALSVTTLDKSLARMMEPRASAPHKRLGAVKTLAAAGIPVAVMMAPVIPALTDCEIETIVETAADHGASEAGYILLRLPLEVSDLFRDWLLRNRPDRYRHVMNVLRSMRGGKDYDPEWGTRMKGKGPYADQIGKRFALAARRFGLNQRRRKLDCDSFRPPLIGDVQLSLF; encoded by the coding sequence ATGGCCCCGACCGATTCCGACGACTGCCTCGAGGTTCCGGCTGTCACGGACAGCGATCTCGTCGCCGCCGACCGCCGGCGCGGGCGCGGCGCGGCGCTCAATCGGTCGGGCCGCTACGAGTGCCAGAGCCGGACCTCCTTCGACGACGGCTGGGACACGCTGGAAGACCTGCCGCCGCTGAAAACGACGGTGCAGGAGGAAAAGGCGCGCACGATCATCACGCGCAACAGTTCGCCCGACATCAGTTTCGACCGCTCGATCAATCCCTACCGCGGCTGCGAGCACGGCTGCATCTACTGTTTCGCCCGGCCGACCCATGCCTACATGGGCCTGTCGCCCGGCCTCGATTTCGAAACGCGCCTGTTCGCCAAGCCGAATGCCGCCGAACTGCTCGAGCGCGAACTGGCCCGTCCGGGCTACGTGCCCCGGACCATCGCCATCGGCACCAACACCGATCCCTATCAGCCGATCGAGCGCCGCTACGCGCTGATGCGGGAGATTCTTGAGGTGCTCGACCGCTGTAACCATCCGGTCGGCATCGTGACCAAATCCGCGCTCATCCTGCGCGACGCGGACATCCTGGAGCGCATGGCGGCGCGCGGCCTGGCCAAGGTCGCGCTGTCCGTCACCACGCTCGACAAGTCGCTGGCGCGGATGATGGAGCCGCGCGCCTCGGCGCCGCACAAGCGCCTAGGCGCCGTGAAGACCTTGGCTGCAGCCGGCATCCCGGTCGCGGTGATGATGGCGCCGGTCATTCCCGCGCTGACCGACTGCGAGATCGAGACCATTGTCGAAACGGCGGCCGACCACGGTGCGAGCGAGGCCGGTTACATCCTGCTGCGGCTGCCGCTCGAGGTGTCGGACCTGTTCCGCGACTGGCTGCTGCGCAACCGGCCGGACCGCTACCGGCATGTCATGAATGTGCTGCGATCGATGCGCGGCGGCAAGGACTATGACCCCGAATGGGGCACGCGCATGAAGGGCAAGGGGCCCTATGCCGACCAGATCGGCAAGCGCTTTGCGCTTGCCGCCAGACGGTTCGGTCTCAACCAGAGACGGCGGAAACTGGACTGCGACTCCTTCCGACCTCCCCTGATCGGCGACGTGCAGCTGTCGCTGTTCTGA
- a CDS encoding ceramidase domain-containing protein, translated as MNWTEQLNHYCERLGPGFWAEPANAVTNLAFIVAAFVGFSLWRRHAPDDRMALALIVIVFLTGVGSFLFHTFANRWSMLADVIPIALFIHVYLFVALNRFLALHWAVALAATVAFFVATPPLGGLAAPFVGSSAGYVPALAAIFVVGALVLRRDAGLARGIFAAGVVFAVSLTFRTLDGPVCEAFAPGTHFLWHLLNGTVLFLLLRVLIRHRAGLHRA; from the coding sequence ATGAACTGGACCGAACAGCTCAACCACTATTGCGAACGGCTTGGCCCCGGCTTCTGGGCGGAGCCGGCCAATGCGGTGACCAACCTGGCCTTCATCGTTGCCGCCTTCGTCGGCTTCAGCCTGTGGCGCCGGCACGCGCCGGACGACCGCATGGCGCTGGCGCTGATCGTCATCGTGTTCCTGACCGGCGTCGGGTCGTTCCTGTTCCACACCTTCGCCAACCGCTGGTCGATGCTCGCCGACGTGATTCCGATCGCGCTGTTCATCCATGTCTACCTGTTTGTCGCACTGAACCGCTTCCTAGCCCTGCACTGGGCCGTCGCGCTGGCCGCGACCGTCGCCTTCTTCGTTGCCACGCCGCCGCTCGGCGGCCTGGCGGCGCCTTTCGTCGGCTCCTCGGCCGGCTACGTGCCGGCGCTGGCGGCGATCTTCGTCGTCGGCGCGCTGGTCCTGCGCCGGGACGCGGGCCTCGCCAGGGGCATCTTCGCCGCCGGCGTCGTCTTCGCCGTGTCGCTGACCTTCCGCACCCTCGACGGGCCTGTCTGCGAGGCCTTCGCGCCGGGCACGCATTTCCTGTGGCATCTCCTCAACGGCACAGTTCTGTTTCTGCTGCTGCGGGTTCTCATCCGCCACCGGGCCGGGTTACATAGGGCGTGA